One stretch of Emys orbicularis isolate rEmyOrb1 chromosome 5, rEmyOrb1.hap1, whole genome shotgun sequence DNA includes these proteins:
- the DRD5 gene encoding D(1B) dopamine receptor, translated as MLQSPGQNQTLLFQPRPRSLLLQQPGPPAVGAGEGAGEPPVAPGPAQIVAGSLLSLLILWTLFGNVLVCVAIIRFRHLRSKVTNIFIVSLAVSDLLVALLVMPWKAVAEVAGYWPFGAFCNVWVAFDIMCSTASILNLCVISMDRYWAISSPFRYERKMTQRVALVMISVAWALSVLISFIPVQLNWHKGGDVGGGGPGTTSAAAGTGTTWAEGIGTTWTVISKPSEGTPGSNETLEEQAESCDSSLNRTYAISSSLISFYIPVAIMLVTYTRIYRIAQVQIRRISSLERAAEHAQSCRSNRVDCHHHTSLKTSIRKETKVLKTLSVIMGVFVCCWLPFFILNCMVPFCESPPNDPHAGLPCVSETTFNIFVWFGWANSSLNPIIYAFNADFRKVFSNLLGCSEFCSSTPVETVNISNELISYNQDTLFHKEIVTAYVNMIPNVVDCEDDPFDRMSQISPDHEIATDSMCELDCEGEISLDKTTPFTPNGLH; from the coding sequence atgcttcagtctccagggcagaATCAGACTCTGCTTTTCCAGCCTCGCCCGCGttcgctgctgctgcagcagcccgggCCGCCTGCAGTGGgcgctggggagggagcaggggagccGCCTGTGGCTCCGGGGCCAGCGCAGATAGTGGCTGGCAGCCTGCTGTCCCTGCTGATTCTCTGGACGCTGTTCGGCAACGTGCTGGTGTGTGTGGCCATCATCCGCTTCCGGCACCTGAGGAGCAAGGTCACCAACATCTTCATCGTGTCCTTGGCCGTCTCTGACCTCTTGGTGGCCCTGTTGGTGATGCCCTGGAAGGCAGTGGCCGAGGTGGCTGGCTACTGGCCCTTCGGGGCCTTCTGCAATGTCTGGGTGGCCTTTGATATCATGTGCTCCACTGCCTCCATTCTGAACCTCTGTGTGATCAGCATGGACAGGTACTGGGCCATCTCCAGCCCATTCAGGTACGAGAGGAAGATGACACAGAGGGTGGCTTTGGTGATGATCAGTGTGGCTTGGGCTTTGTCTGTCCTTATCTCCTTCATTCCTGTCCAGCTCAACTGGCATAAAGGTGGGGATGTTGGTGGCGGTGGACCAGGCACTACCTCGGCAGCAGCGGGCACTGGCACCACCTGGGCGGAAGGGATTGGCACCACCTGGACAGTAATATCGAAACCCTCTGAGGGGACCCCCGGCAGCAATGAGACTCTTGAGGAACAGGCTGAGAGCTGTGATTCCAGCCTCAACAGGACCTATGCTATCTCCTCCTCGCTGATCAGCTTTTATATCCCTGTGGCCATCATGCTAGTCACCTACACGCGGATCTACCGCATTGCCCAAGTGCAGATCCGGAGGATTTCCTCCCTGGAGAGGGCAGCCGAGCATGCACAGAGCTGCCGGAGCAACCGCGTTGACTGCCACCACCACACCAGCCTCAAGACTTCAATCAGAAAAGAGACCAAGGTCTTGAAGACCCTCTCAGTCATCATGGGAGTCTTtgtctgctgctggctgcccttctTCATCCTGAACTGCATGGTCCCCTTCTGTGAGAGCCCCCCTAACGACCCCCATGCTGGCCTTCCCTGTGTCAGTGAGACCacctttaatatttttgtatgGTTTGGCTGGGCCAACTCATCCCTCAATCCCATCATCTATGCTTTCAATGCTGACTTCAGGAAGGTTTTCTCCAACCTCCTAGGGTGCAGTGAGTTTTGCTCTAGCACTCCAGTGGAGACAGTCAATATAAGCAATGAACTCATCTCCTACAATCAAGACACCCTTTTCCATAAGGAAATAGTGACTGCTTATGTCAACATGATCCCTAATGTGGTTGATTGCGAGGATGATCCTTTCGACAGGATGTCCCAGATCTCCCCAGACCATGAGATTGCCACCGACTCTATGTGTGAgctggactgtgagggggagATCTCGCTAGACAAAACAACACCTTTCACTCCAAATGGTTTACATTAA